Proteins from one Fimbriimonadia bacterium genomic window:
- a CDS encoding NAD+ synthase, whose translation MPLKVHIAPKTTADSDEMLRINPSLVADWLVAFLRSEVRDRRGFENAVLGVSGGVDSALVAFLCVEAFGPEHVYLFKMPYSKVSSHESVAHADMVIGTLGCHGREVDITAAVDGYVSTHEPDISPARLGNVCARQRMIVLFDQAAKLSALPIGTGNKTERLMGYFTWHADDSPPINPIGDLFKTQVWQLARHVGVPDVIVEKPASADLIKGQTDEDDLGISYVKLDRILYHLLRGVRTDRLTRMGFRAEDVEIARARLDSTHWKRHLPTVCVLSDTAIGEYYLRPVDY comes from the coding sequence ATGCCTCTTAAGGTCCACATAGCGCCGAAAACGACCGCCGATTCGGACGAGATGTTACGTATCAATCCATCGCTCGTTGCCGATTGGCTGGTTGCTTTTCTTCGCAGCGAGGTGAGGGACCGAAGGGGCTTTGAGAACGCGGTGCTCGGCGTGTCGGGCGGGGTGGACTCGGCGCTGGTGGCATTCTTGTGTGTGGAAGCGTTCGGTCCGGAGCACGTGTACCTGTTCAAGATGCCTTACTCGAAGGTGAGTAGCCACGAGAGCGTGGCACATGCGGACATGGTGATCGGAACGCTCGGCTGCCATGGGCGCGAGGTGGATATCACCGCAGCGGTGGACGGTTATGTCTCTACTCACGAGCCGGACATAAGTCCGGCACGGCTGGGCAATGTGTGCGCACGGCAGCGGATGATCGTCCTTTTCGACCAAGCCGCGAAGCTCAGCGCCCTGCCTATCGGAACGGGCAACAAGACCGAGCGGCTGATGGGGTACTTCACCTGGCACGCCGACGACTCGCCGCCGATCAACCCCATCGGCGACCTGTTCAAGACGCAGGTGTGGCAGCTCGCTCGGCACGTAGGCGTGCCCGATGTGATCGTCGAGAAGCCTGCATCCGCAGACCTGATCAAAGGACAGACCGACGAAGACGATTTGGGGATCAGCTACGTCAAGCTCGACCGCATTCTGTACCACCTACTTCGTGGTGTGCGAACAGACCGCCTGACCCGTATGGGCTTTCGCGCAGAGGACGTGGAGATCGCTCGCGCGCGGCTCGACTCCACTCACTGGAAGCGTCACCTGCCTACCGTATGTGTGCTTTCTGACACTGCCATTGGCGAGTACTACCTACGCCCTGTGGATTACTGA
- a CDS encoding beta-ureidopropionase: protein MKQPLRSSPAPFRVAAAQIRPKKADYPANLERVTEVLAQASALDPPADVVVFPETAVTGYFLEGGVGEAAVPAEQLHADLVRGFVAAGIERPMDVVVGFYEAAAGHLYNSAMYCELSPGNSRIAHVHRKFFLPTYGVFDEGRFVRRGRTFGAFPTRFGKAAVLICEDVWHSISTTIVALRGAQLVYLVTASPGRGFSGEVIGNLAKYRQLVVSAAEEHSVFVFNASLVGFEGGKGLIGGSMIVNPLGQVIAEAPTTEEALLVADCDPSDIETARLNSPLLADLRSALGDVVAEMDTLVEDAADAS from the coding sequence GTGAAGCAGCCGCTCCGGTCTTCTCCGGCGCCTTTCCGAGTTGCGGCGGCTCAGATCCGCCCCAAGAAGGCCGACTACCCCGCGAACCTGGAGAGAGTGACCGAGGTTCTGGCACAGGCGAGCGCCCTCGACCCGCCTGCCGATGTCGTCGTGTTCCCTGAGACCGCGGTCACGGGCTACTTTCTGGAGGGCGGCGTCGGAGAGGCTGCAGTCCCGGCAGAACAGCTGCACGCCGACCTGGTCCGGGGATTTGTGGCTGCAGGCATCGAGCGGCCTATGGATGTGGTGGTCGGTTTCTACGAGGCCGCCGCGGGACACCTGTACAACTCCGCAATGTATTGCGAGCTGTCACCGGGTAACTCTCGAATCGCGCACGTGCACCGCAAGTTTTTCCTGCCCACCTACGGCGTGTTCGACGAGGGGCGATTCGTGCGGCGCGGTCGGACCTTCGGAGCTTTTCCTACCCGCTTCGGGAAGGCGGCGGTACTGATATGCGAAGACGTGTGGCACAGCATCAGTACTACCATCGTAGCACTGCGCGGAGCGCAGCTCGTGTACCTTGTCACTGCGTCGCCGGGGCGTGGCTTCTCTGGAGAGGTGATAGGCAACCTAGCGAAGTACCGCCAGTTGGTTGTGTCCGCTGCCGAGGAGCACAGTGTGTTCGTCTTCAACGCCAGCCTTGTAGGATTCGAGGGGGGAAAGGGGCTGATCGGCGGCAGCATGATCGTGAACCCGCTCGGACAGGTAATAGCCGAGGCGCCTACTACCGAGGAGGCGCTGCTGGTAGCCGATTGCGATCCGAGCGACATCGAAACTGCCCGTCTGAACTCGCCTCTGCTAGCGGACCTGCGCAGCGCATTGGGGGACGTCGTGGCGGAGATGGACACGCTGGTCGAGGATGCCGCCGATGCCTCTTAA
- a CDS encoding SRPBCC domain-containing protein, with translation MDDTSSVRFADSYAVPATREDLWEALTNPDRIREWHLCNVEKFEATEGGEIEFSASGQTVIKGRVTRVEPGELLEHTFRFTAHSEEPETIVTFTIEGHSTCSRLTLVHSGFPAVNVTFRDVVACWPLLICGLQESLRQRHYSKRNRPAA, from the coding sequence ATGGATGATACGAGCAGCGTCCGGTTCGCGGATTCATACGCCGTTCCGGCCACACGCGAGGACTTGTGGGAGGCACTCACCAACCCCGACCGGATCCGGGAGTGGCACCTGTGCAATGTGGAGAAGTTCGAGGCCACCGAGGGCGGCGAAATCGAGTTCAGCGCGTCCGGACAGACGGTGATCAAGGGACGAGTCACTCGCGTGGAACCAGGTGAGTTGCTGGAGCACACCTTCCGCTTCACCGCCCATTCCGAAGAACCCGAGACCATCGTCACCTTCACTATCGAGGGGCACTCGACCTGCTCGCGACTGACCCTCGTGCACTCCGGCTTCCCGGCAGTGAACGTTACGTTCAGAGACGTGGTAGCATGCTGGCCGCTGCTGATCTGCGGCCTTCAGGAGTCTCTCCGCCAGCGCCATTACTCCAAGCGCAACCGCCCCGCCGCATAG
- a CDS encoding Hsp70 family protein — protein sequence MESRGSISVDFGTTNTVVARWNGTHAECVELDDICIHEPTWGTPLVPSAVYFHDPERVVIGSQALSAIEMDRTIVIAPERAPYALGVKKQLLWDSSQVVATCEAQPITARHTALLFLQALMQQCLKADALPVHRGCMGGWLAKKDRPLIVHLTLTTPVECHEPYRVELSRMASRVGARRLSLLDEPVAAALGYGVDISGEPVLLVVDFGGGTLNCAVVRVGPATTEEAANRRSQLLAARGEIDFGGRTVDGWVAEYLRPRLPRGAEAEDWLRRNAELIKITLSPEDAPEELTLSPPGASALIIGRDEFRTLLAEKGLYERVDRVLSDLFDDLYRRHGVGQEAVQAVLPVGGSTLLPKVRGRLVEQFGANRVWYDSPFDAVAKGGAVFGAGATVDQIVHHDYAIRLYDEKQARPEYELLVPRGTPFPSNGPVATRYYAVAKGQREFRLPICEVGYSGRRSVPWRPRAQAHYWNPQSDAEQEAIVALNPGDVIRMPSPGRGPEARLRIEFSIDEQRHLVATIYDLHRKTYLRENERVVQLR from the coding sequence TTGGAATCACGGGGCTCCATCTCGGTGGATTTTGGCACGACGAATACCGTCGTGGCCCGGTGGAATGGCACGCACGCGGAGTGCGTGGAGTTGGACGATATCTGCATCCACGAACCGACTTGGGGCACACCGCTCGTCCCCTCGGCAGTGTACTTTCACGACCCCGAGCGTGTGGTTATCGGCTCGCAGGCGCTGAGCGCCATCGAGATGGATCGCACGATCGTGATAGCTCCCGAGCGTGCACCCTATGCGCTAGGAGTGAAGAAGCAGCTTCTTTGGGACAGCTCGCAGGTGGTGGCCACGTGTGAAGCCCAACCCATCACGGCACGGCACACCGCTTTGCTGTTTCTCCAGGCGTTGATGCAACAGTGCCTGAAGGCCGACGCGCTGCCGGTGCATCGGGGTTGCATGGGTGGGTGGCTGGCGAAGAAGGACCGGCCTCTGATCGTGCATCTCACCCTGACCACACCCGTGGAGTGCCATGAGCCTTACCGCGTGGAACTGAGCCGTATGGCTTCGCGCGTCGGGGCGAGGCGTCTCTCACTGCTGGACGAGCCGGTAGCCGCCGCTTTGGGGTATGGCGTGGACATCAGCGGCGAGCCGGTGCTACTGGTAGTGGACTTCGGTGGAGGGACGCTGAACTGCGCGGTGGTGCGAGTGGGCCCGGCTACCACAGAAGAAGCAGCCAATCGTCGTTCGCAGCTTTTGGCGGCGAGAGGAGAGATCGACTTCGGCGGGCGGACGGTAGACGGGTGGGTTGCCGAGTACCTGCGGCCCAGGCTCCCGCGCGGGGCGGAGGCCGAAGATTGGCTACGTCGCAACGCCGAGTTGATCAAGATCACACTCTCTCCGGAAGACGCGCCAGAGGAGCTAACTCTCAGCCCTCCTGGAGCGTCCGCCCTGATCATCGGGCGAGATGAGTTTCGTACCCTTCTGGCAGAGAAGGGGCTGTACGAGCGGGTGGACCGAGTGCTCTCGGACCTATTCGACGACCTGTACCGCCGTCATGGGGTGGGCCAAGAGGCGGTGCAGGCGGTGTTGCCGGTCGGCGGGTCCACGCTGCTGCCCAAGGTTCGCGGACGATTGGTGGAGCAGTTCGGAGCGAACCGCGTTTGGTACGACAGCCCGTTCGACGCGGTGGCGAAGGGCGGCGCGGTGTTCGGAGCTGGGGCCACCGTGGACCAGATCGTGCACCACGATTACGCGATCCGCTTGTACGACGAGAAGCAGGCGCGACCGGAGTACGAGCTGCTGGTGCCGCGAGGGACGCCTTTCCCCAGCAACGGGCCGGTCGCAACGCGCTACTACGCGGTTGCGAAGGGGCAGCGCGAGTTCCGGCTACCGATCTGCGAGGTAGGTTACTCCGGTCGGCGCTCGGTGCCCTGGCGCCCTCGCGCGCAGGCCCACTATTGGAACCCACAGTCAGATGCCGAGCAAGAGGCTATCGTAGCGCTGAACCCCGGCGACGTGATCCGCATGCCCTCGCCCGGCCGGGGCCCGGAGGCGCGGCTTCGCATCGAGTTCAGCATAGACGAGCAGCGGCACTTGGTCGCCACCATCTACGACCTGCACCGCAAGACGTACTTGCGCGAGAACGAGCGCGTGGTGCAGTTGCGGTAG
- a CDS encoding HEAT repeat domain-containing protein translates to MEPRDSNAEGFSPFSSEPVNRSGIHRPAGWTSRAWQLREKAVRLVARAGHPNAVALLVEALRDVSWKVRLAAAEELVAYADPATAEPLLSACEDVDGEVAEAARTTLGLSAMPFDLSVSEVAQLRRSQDPRARRVGAYCAARSGHSDPSCVRILTDCALDAELPDSLRSSAIARLASLESPDVAQALLEIATQAPRHVQVAALGALRRTRKHVPAESLRHLCECPDPTIARLAVECAGAVSGLEARDIVEWALRSPHPAVRIGAYNALLSFDRPTYARKVRDAVRDPDETVRAGFAESVPWGAPREACLALASLLSDSVPYVRLCAVQALARLGQVVSLGLLAECARSPDEDVAHAARQALEDQGGAIQVARTVLANQAASPYDRGRAILQLASVGGFDPVRLLRDLESDRGGDLMREAQRVMEAIAEMRTLLRSPDPSAISDALSSELLRRPTASPEVEESLLRPTLPEWVRTDEELIGEENRPDGLGDM, encoded by the coding sequence ATGGAGCCCCGTGATTCCAATGCCGAGGGATTCTCCCCCTTTTCGAGCGAACCCGTCAACCGCTCGGGTATCCATCGCCCTGCCGGGTGGACCTCGCGCGCATGGCAACTCCGTGAGAAAGCAGTCCGCCTCGTAGCCCGGGCGGGGCATCCGAATGCCGTCGCGCTGCTCGTCGAGGCACTTCGAGACGTAAGCTGGAAGGTGCGTCTGGCCGCCGCAGAAGAACTTGTCGCCTACGCCGACCCCGCGACCGCCGAGCCGCTGCTCAGCGCTTGCGAAGACGTTGACGGGGAAGTCGCTGAAGCCGCACGAACCACGCTCGGGCTCTCGGCTATGCCCTTCGACCTGTCAGTCTCCGAGGTCGCCCAATTGCGCCGATCACAGGATCCCAGAGCACGCAGAGTGGGGGCCTACTGCGCTGCACGCAGCGGGCATTCCGATCCCTCCTGCGTCCGAATTCTTACGGATTGCGCACTAGATGCCGAATTGCCCGACTCGCTCCGCTCTTCGGCTATCGCCCGCCTCGCCTCTCTGGAAAGCCCCGATGTAGCCCAAGCGCTGTTGGAGATCGCAACCCAAGCCCCTCGTCACGTCCAGGTTGCAGCACTCGGCGCCCTCCGCCGCACGCGGAAGCACGTACCTGCTGAGAGCCTTCGTCACCTGTGTGAATGTCCTGACCCGACTATCGCACGACTCGCCGTGGAGTGTGCGGGCGCCGTCAGCGGACTCGAGGCGCGCGACATCGTGGAATGGGCTCTCCGTAGCCCCCACCCTGCTGTCCGAATCGGCGCGTATAACGCACTCCTTTCGTTCGACCGACCGACCTACGCGCGCAAGGTTCGGGACGCTGTGCGAGACCCCGATGAGACAGTCCGCGCTGGCTTTGCCGAAAGTGTGCCGTGGGGAGCCCCGCGAGAGGCCTGCCTCGCTCTCGCCTCTCTGCTCTCGGACAGCGTTCCGTACGTGCGTCTCTGCGCGGTGCAGGCCCTTGCGCGACTGGGTCAGGTGGTGAGTCTTGGACTGCTCGCGGAGTGCGCGCGCTCCCCTGACGAAGACGTGGCTCACGCTGCGCGGCAAGCCTTGGAAGACCAGGGAGGAGCGATACAGGTTGCAAGGACGGTGCTGGCCAACCAGGCCGCATCGCCGTACGACCGGGGACGCGCGATCCTGCAGTTGGCGAGCGTCGGTGGGTTCGACCCAGTGCGTCTGCTTAGGGACCTCGAGTCGGACCGAGGTGGCGACCTGATGCGGGAGGCGCAGCGGGTGATGGAAGCAATCGCCGAGATGCGTACACTGCTGCGTTCCCCGGACCCTTCCGCCATATCCGACGCGCTGTCATCGGAACTCCTGCGCAGACCGACAGCGAGCCCCGAGGTCGAGGAATCGTTACTGCGCCCCACCCTCCCCGAGTGGGTGAGAACCGACGAAGAGTTGATCGGTGAGGAAAACCGGCCCGATGGTCTCGGCGATATGTAG
- a CDS encoding TlpA family protein disulfide reductase — MQKLYSELKSQGLNIVAINYGDSADTITKYVEKEKFTFPIVMNGKDAADMSKAYGVQAYPTNYVLDSSGKIVARFVGFNEKGLLDALKKLGIEPGESP, encoded by the coding sequence CTGCAGAAGCTGTACTCAGAGCTGAAGAGCCAGGGTTTGAACATCGTCGCCATCAACTACGGTGACTCGGCAGACACCATCACCAAGTATGTCGAAAAGGAGAAGTTCACCTTCCCGATCGTGATGAACGGCAAGGATGCCGCCGACATGTCGAAGGCATACGGCGTGCAGGCGTATCCGACCAACTACGTTCTGGACTCGTCCGGCAAGATCGTCGCGCGGTTCGTGGGCTTCAACGAGAAGGGCCTGCTGGACGCGCTGAAAAAGCTGGGCATCGAGCCTGGCGAGAGCCCCTAG